One Nicotiana tomentosiformis chromosome 1, ASM39032v3, whole genome shotgun sequence genomic window, tatgaatcctcccttcaattgagctatgcatgctgcattgtcttcatacaaaattgggggtaatttgtcacacttcaaaccacatttatcTCGAAttaggtgtattatagacctcaaccatacacattctcgacttgcttcatgaatagcaattatctcagcatgattagatgaagtagccacgattgattacttagtcgatcgccaagatattgcactgcctccacatgtaaacacatagcctgtttgagatcgaaccttgtatgggtcagataaatacccagtatcggcataaccaacaagaacgggactgcaatcattgccataaaataagcctatatcggtagtcccttttaaataccgcaatatgtgtttgattccattccaatgtctccttgtaagAGCAaaactatatcttgctaagacattaactcgaaaagttatgtcaggccttgtagtgttagcaagatacattagtgcaccaattacactaagatatggtacttcaggaccaagaagctcttcattctttttttgaggtcggaacgggtccttattcacatcaagtgatcgaacacccATCAGAGTattaatggatgtgctccatccatgtaaaaccgtttcaacaccttttctatgtaggcagattgatgaacaaaaatctcgtttgccAAATATTTAATTTGCAAACCGAGATATAATTTTGTCTTTCTCAGATCTTTCATCttaaattccttctttaaataatcaattgccttttggagatCTATAGGAGTcgaataaggtttatgtcatcaacatatacgtcAAGTACAATAAACTCCGGTGTTATTTactttataaaaacacatggacaaatggcatcatttatataacattcctttaataaatattcactaaggcggttataccacattctttctcattgctttagaccatataaatatctttgcaatttgattgaaaatatttccctggattttgaattatgtgcgttaggcattttaaatccatcggaattttttatgtatatctcattatcaagtgagccgtaaaggtaggctgtagacccatccattaaatgcatgtcaaacTTTTCATGGACAACAAGACTAATGAGATAACATAACGTTATTGCATCCATAACCGGAGAATACGTCTCTTTATAATCGACACCAGGCCTTAGTGAAAATctttgtgcaacaaggcgtgccttatatctttgtacttcatttttctcatttcttttacgtccaaagacccatttatagctaacaggtttaacaccattaggtgtttgtACTACAGGCCCcaaaacttcacgtttcgcaagttaatccaactcagattggattgcttcttgccattttggtcaatcacgtctttgtcgacattctccaacggattgaggttcaagatcctcattatcttgcataattCTAGATGCAACATTATATGTAAATACATAATCCACAactatattcaatcgattcaaatatgtctcaatatcgattgggtttattgatagtttttttattttcttgagtctcacGCTCATTCATTTCCTCGTAAATttcaggattggttaaatcatgggtttctttatgagactcattcgtagtgtcatcttgatcattttttttcttctagGATTTTGACCCTTAGAACCCAACAGTCTGCCATGCTTTAGGTGTGCTTTTGACTCGttagctatgacactagaagattgttCAATATggacatcaatacggattggaacattctctgcagggatatgtgatttagttatccttttcagagCTGTAAATGCATCTGGTATTTGATTTGTTATTTTCTCCAAATGGATAATCTCTTGcacctctttttcacaaatagaggcacgtgATCAAGATGAGATAATGAtgtattttttcacaaaatttcacGTTTGGTGAATTTCCccctaattttggaaaaaatgcctcgtcgaatcgacaatctgcaaatcgagcagtgaacaaatctccCGTTAATGTTTCAAGGTAAAGAATAATGGGgggcgattcaaacccaacatatattcctaaccttctttggggatcCATCTTGGTGCAATATGGCGGTGCTACACGCACATATatagcacatccaaaaattcttagatgggatatattaggttcatgacccaaaactaattgcaacgggaaatatttttgataatttgtttgtctgagacgaattagcattgctgcatgcaaaatggcatgaccccaaacaAAGGTGGGTAATTTCATTTTCATGAGTAACAATCTTGAtatcaattgcagacgtttaatcaaagactctgcaaggccattttgagtgtgaacatgagctacaagATATTCTACTTTTATCctaattgataagcaataatcattaaatgcttggatgaaaactcagcagcattatcaagtcgaatagacttaattggattatcgggaAACTGTGCgtgtaatcgaattatttgtgcaattaattttgcaaacgccagggtgcgagatgacaataggcacatgagaccatctagagGATGcgtctattaagaccataaaatacctaaacgacccactaggtgggtgaataggtccgcaaatatccccttgtatacgttccaaaaacgcaggggactcaatcccaacttttgttggtgatggtctaataattaacttacattgataacaagaagtgcaagaaaaatcattatttaaaagaatctttaaattctttaatggatgcccattctCATCATAATTATTAGGATGTCCCAATTGATCATGTCAAAATACAAAAGTATTAAAATCAGTAACCTTTTGGTTTACaatagaatgtgcctcaattgcactaattcttgtccaatacaggcCACCGAATAAAGATGGGAACTTCTAAATAATCCTTTTCTGGTcagagacattcttggtaacgatgagatattcgatattattctcatctattgtctcaatatgaaatctattttgacgaatatctttaaaattcaacAAGTTCTTCTTAGACTTGAAGCGttcaattagattactactaccagaaattgtagtaacAGCTGCCTTACACATACCTAAATGAGataaatatttcttctctttaaatattgtatgtgtcgtactttaatcaattaagcaaatatttttacaattgaaaTTTGATTCAAGTTTGCTTTAAGAGATAtcctatgatgacccaaaatgtcatctttaaatttaataagtaattatgtgttctaagaccttgaaaagtaccatttatcattctttGACTTTTGTGCGcagtccgaaaaattttccgaaaagtttttatgtgaaaaatggattaaaatgggaaatagagctttaaaattcaagtgagttgaccttagtcaatatttttagcaaaggGACCCGAatcggtattttgacagtttcggtaactccgtatcgtgatttgggacttgggtgtatgcccggaatttaatttggaggtccctagctcaagtcatgaccatttaacggaactagcaatttaaacgCTAAATGTtttaagtttgaccacggggttgactttttgatatcggagacggaatccgattctgaaaatttgaactgccccgttatgtcatttatgacttgtgtgcccaatttgaagtcattccggattcatttaatatattttggcacgagatttgcaaattaaaagtttaaaactcaaagttcgaatcggggtgtgaattgtaatttcagtgttgtttgacgtgattttagaccccgagtctgTTCTTATTATGTTACGGAACTTGTTGGTAAATTCtagcggggtcccgagtaccccgagagtgaaacagattgaaatcagaacaagaattggacttaagcaaaatctaaaattttgagatttggtgtaatcgcacctacggaattttgaccgcaggtgcgagcttgcagaagcggAACTTCTATCGCAGATGCggttttcgcaggtgcgacccttttgcgcagaagcggacgtcgtTGGTGCGACATTTTGTCTGCATGTGCGGAACCTCGCCTAgcagccccacttcgcaaatgcgagctttgtctagCAAATgtgagaccgcaggtgcgaaaatatagcaCGCAAATGTAAAAATACTTGgtagaatacataaaatcgggtcttagtaatttttactcattttggagTTTTAAgtctcagatttgggcgatttcaaggagGATTTTCATGACTGTggctgggtaagtgttctttatcataaagtgattatatttcacaaatccatgtctatattcatcatttatttcggatttagatggaagaaattagaatttttgtaaaactttcaaaaaattaaaaattaagatttgaacgtccatttgatatcggaattggacaaattttatatggttgaactcgtatcggaacaggtgttcggatttcgtgagtttttacggaatttgagatgtgggtcccattatcgaatattttaatgaatttcggattattatccaaaaaaattataaattcatatggaattaattcctatgattagtattgaatatattgaattgtttgtgaatagatttgaagttttcggaggtaaatttaaaagaaaaagttgtggttgaaaaattgattggaatttgcaaagcgaggtaagtgtcggggttaatcttgacttgagagaatagaaccattaaattgtttgttatgtgaattgcatgtaaacgacgtataggcgaggtgacgagtgtctatacgtcgtcaaattaattgttttcctcctcacttgaaaaatcataaattatttttaatcattaattaattattataataattatttctctcttattctttgcaaatataaatgcttgaattcctgcattaattattacatggtatttgaattatgtgccttaattgttatttgacatttagcataataaatattaaactgcctatttactccctgatttctataataatttgctatttgtcattgtttgcttcataattaaaccataattattgtatgcttgttgtcttgtaattttatattaattgttacatttagtgggaaaaatttcttctataaaaattagtaaataaaaatgttggaggagggggttgcacgccgcaacatgattgattataatgaatatattggataatcgggttacacgccgcaacatacatatcaaagtcaatattggaggatcaagttgcacgccgcaacagacttattaaaagtcaatattagaggatcgggttgcacgtcgcaacagatttattaaaagtcaatattggaggatcgggttgcacgccgcaacagacttgttaaaaagttaatattggaggatcgagttgcacgccgcaacagacttgattaaaatgaatatgttggaggagcaggttgcatgccgcaacagaactgaatgtggatttattgtgagagtgggttgcacgctacaacaaaaataatggaaatgataattggttatgagtgttgagttgccttcaattattataaatgaattacctgatttatttctattattgttgctgttactaatattgtgtatatgttaatgtaagtgaaccgccttacctcgtcactactttgtcgaggttaggctcagcacttaccagtacatgaggtcggttgtactgatactacactctgcacttcttgtgcagattttggagttggtccaagcagcgtaccatagacttgctcggatttcaactattagaggagacttgaggtataactgcatgacgtccgcagttctgaagtccccgtctattgtactttagctgtgtgtttatttcgagacatctttatattatttagacctttatttgtatttattctagaagttcgtgcacttatGATACCAATTGTGGGAtcgtatttagacaccgttgtttgatggattattttactatatttcaaaccttgcttccgcatttgtttccttgttattaataaatttaaaattattttaaaaatggataatattattctaacgttggcttgcctagcaagtgaaatgttaggtgtcatTACGGTCCGAatgtgaaaattttgggtcgtgacatatccatatttgcttagtcttctcaaagagcTTCTTGAGACGGTAGAGTTTCGTGCtgataaagtgttataaaatataactcaaagtaacaatatggaaTAAGGAAAAAAATGCTAAGAGATATATAGAGAAAGAGGGAAGATATTCTTATATCTTCTTcgattgtgtgtattttcctatttcTTACAATGTCTTTATATagacatgaaaagtgaagaaaatatgtcattgaatatgtcattaaacatagaaaatatgtcgttgaatatgttattaagcatttgagatgaagatcatggagaaagagtagacatccaccataatttgatatttcttataacacgAATTTTAATTTTATGCcctaaaaattttctaagttaaaatataaaatattgatAGGTAAACTTCATGTTAAATATTAACGTGTCATCTAACATACTATATCATATTAAATTACACTAATTACGTAAAAAATCTATCACCGTTATATAACTTAGATAATAtttcttttttgaaaaattaaaaaaatgaataaTCCTAAAATAGTAAAATTGGCCACGAGATGATGAGCTCCCAAGCTGAGCAAAGCTGTGAGGAGGAAAAATTGGGATAAACGAAACAACACGTATCCCCATCAAATTGTGCATGGAATTTCCCTATAAAGTTTTATTGCGATTTTCTTTTTCAATCCGCCTTAGCAATTTTTGTTGATCAGTTTCTGGCTTTTGGGGGTTCGGTCACCGGCCCAGGCAGAGGTGGAAGAATGATTATGGTACGTACTGCTGATTCCAAAGCCATTTTCTTTCCCggcctttttatttatttatataatactATAGTATATGATGCTTAATATTTAAACCTTACAAAAGCCAAACCCTAGCTCCCAAACCTTTCATAAAAAGCAGCGAAGCTCTATAATACCAAGGGCTCGTGCACATGCTTCCCTCTTCTTTCCAATGAATTCGCACTCGAAAGCATGAGTGATGGTGGGGGTACAACTATCATTTCTCCTTCTCACTACTCTCTCCCATAAATGTTTTGAGGATATTTAGTttaattttggtatattaatTTGAATTCACATTTATTAAAGGAGAAAGCGATCTTAATTAGGAATTACTTTATTCTCAAAGTTCAAATCAGAAACTTAATTAGCTAGGTCAGGTATCAACAATGCATTCGATCATATTCCTATATATACACATTTAGTATAAAGAATCTTAGTACTATTTTATGTAATATAACTATTTATAATAAGTTATTATTCTATTTTATAAATTGTCATATCAAGCTTGTTGCAAAGAATTACCTATTGTAGTGATCCAATTTAAGCTAATAAAGAACAATCTATTATTCTATATACTGGTGTAAAGAACTTAAACTATCTTTTTAAACACTTCAAAATTGATAAAACCCTATGAAGCATATATACAAGTATATAAGAGCCTCAACCTCTGCGctgtaataataataaaaagaaaatactattgTACTTGAAACTTTTAAATTACTATCACAATTACCAACTAAGCAATGCATCTAAACGCTACTTTAATTTCTTTTCAGTTATCATGGCATAACGACGCGTGTTCACACTAAAACCAAGATTATAATTAGGTTTATGCTGTTGTGGATCAATTTCAGCCTTACACATGAAAAGGTACGTATTAAGCATGCATGCGAGCTTATTAGGGTTTCACAATATATATGTTACATTTAACTAGATAGAGGTTCTAAAAAGTAATCACGATATTCTGTCATGAGTTAAAAGCAGTGAATCTAGGTTAGTAGAATTTAGACTGTAAATCTTTCGTACAACCTTTTAACTATATTAATCACCATTACATACGATCTTTCTTAATCCCATGTGCCTCGAATCTAATTGGCCTAAGAAATGCAGAGTGTTTTGAACTTAATTAAGACATAAATCTTCAAAAAATAGAAATAGGAATAGGATTGAGGCTCTCTCTCTCTGTTTAATTTTATTTTGCTTTTATAGGGTAGCACACCTTTAAATGTTGTTTTACTTTGATACTTGCGGGGTTGATACATGCCAACTTACTTATGCAGATATGTGCAAAAACAATGTCAATTTATCACCCACAATTTGACTTTTAAATGATCagtatttagaattgtactaaTAGTTTTAACACTTTTTAATTTCTTGTCttaaattattatttactcttttaaaaaaaataataataacccTGTATATCAGTTataattactatatatatatataatgcttttCCCCGCAAAACGATATTGTATGTTGAAGACGCCAATGCCCTTGGCCGCTTCTTTTCTCCCTCTTTTGCTCCtttgttcttttcctttttatcttCAACATTATCGGATAAAGggaaaatgtcaaaaatgaccttgtggtatttgaaatggatcaattataacctcTGTTTAAATTTGAGACCAAAAATGACCCTACCGTTATAAAATGGGTCTAATAATACCCATGTATTATTCAAAATGAATCAATTATAACCCTTATTTAAATTTGAGCACACTAATGACCCTGCCGTTAAAGAATGGGTCAAATACTGTTATTTTTCTCAGTCAGTAATGATTATGGgtgtaaatgaatatttaaaaccgactaaaccgacatAATCGTACCGTGGCGAACCgatttttagttttttaaaaataaaaccgtatatttttatataaatctataactgtaccgataattatggtagattttttattttataaaaataaaccgaaaaaaaatTAAACcgtcaaattgaaaaaaaaaaattgcaaaatatttttatttttttaaaactaatgcatatgtagttcactgctttaggagagttttttttttccagttttataaaaaaatattttttgtccagtttttacaaaaaaaaaatactttaaaaaaactgaaaagacttaaaaatatatatattttgcaaattcctttctttttctagtttttacagaatatatatttttcagtttttaaaagcattttaaaaaaatattttttttcagtttttacaaaaacaaatactttaaaaaaactgaaaagacttaaaaatatatattttgcaaatattTAACCGTacggttcaatattttttcggtttatttttataaaataaaaaatctaccataattatcgttatagttatagatttatataaaaatattcagtTTTAGTAAAAAAaccctaaaaatcggttcggcacGGTACGATTATGCCGgtttagtcgatttttaaatattcatttacacCTCTAATCATTACTGACTGAGGGACATAACAGTATTTGACCCATTCTTTAACGGCAGGGTCATTAGTGAGTTCAAATTTAAACGAgtgttataattgatccattctgaataacacaagggcattattagacccattttaTAACGGCATGTTCATTTTTGGATTCAAATTTAAAcgggggttataattgatccatttcgaatagcACAAGGTCATTTTTGGGCCTTTTTCCCTTGGATAAATTAAGTTGATAAATTAACTCGAGTAAACCGTAAATTTCATGATGTTAACAGATGATATAAATTTTTATCTTCCCATGAATTGAGGGCGTTCACCTTTAATGTGAGACGTAAATTAAATTAAGCACCTTAATTTTGTACTCAAATTTAATGGACTCCTTCTTTGTTATAATCTTTTATTGATTGTAAGCTCGCGAATACCGAAGATGAACAAAAAATGTAAAAACGGGAACAACTTACTGATATTAAAATCCTGAACGGCTGAACCTAGCTAAGGTGTCACACAAGTGAATTTGGTAGTTAGCTAAATAATTGTTCTTTTCTCCttaaaaaaatgaaaacaaaacGTAGTTGTTTAGGTGAGGGTTTCTCATGTTTGTATTAGGGTAGGTGACTAGGAAGTAGAACTGATAATAGGTGAAAAACTATCACCAAGAGATACGATGAGATGAATTAAATGAGTTTCAATATTCTAAAATAGATATCTCATCTGATTCGAATATTCTTGAAATTAAAGAACCCTTTGATAGGAGCATTTTTACCTTAAATGAACTTTACACTATCCAAATATAAATTATTGGAGCCAGTGTAGGGAGAAATGAGATGGTGGGAATCAAAGAGGTCTTAGGCTGGCAGGAATGGGCAATTTGTACCCATAGGAGTTAGCAGTCAAGTCACTACCTCAGGAGGGTTAGCCCCCTTCTAATCTTATAGTGTGGGCACTCCTTCAAATTGCTCCATTATTTCAGTAACTGAGGTGACGTTAAATCCCCCACTGGCCATATCATATCCACGTGGGCATCCTTGCTTTATCCTAGTCAGCCTCTTATTGCCAGGTAAGCTTCACCATATAAAGATTTTTGTGTAATATTCTTCAGTGTATAGTGAATTTCAAAAAAGATTGGAGAGTTGATATTCCAATTTGTTTACAAAATTAGAGGCGTAAACATTGAACTTCCAATACTGTTTTTGGGGTAATTGAAGTGAGTAAGTTTAATCAGTACTACGTAATTCATTCCCATTGGTTAGAACTGAAATATAATAATACTGTTACTAGCGAGCCATCATTATATTTAATAGAACCGAGTAATTTTGGCTCAAGTTAggtatttgtattaaaaatttaattaataagtgTAAATCTATTCAGGATATgataaacaaaaaaaattatgatctaaaatcgtctataaattaaaaattctaGCTCGAACTCCTAATTATTTCCGGTTAGTTTTACAAATGGGTCCCAATTTATCTGCTTCTACAGCTGCAAAGCGAACTCTGTACTCAACAAATGTGATGGATTTTATCATTTATGTTAATGTGAAATTAAAGTCTCAAAGttataaatagaaaaaaagaGATTCTTGTTGTATAATATACTACATTGGACCTTTAGAAGGCACAACATCACCAAcaattcttgaaaattttatctGAATGTTAAACATAGACGTAGAAAGTACGAAAATAAACATGCCATGGTCGGTCCTAAGCATCTTCAACAATCGTCACTTAGTTTATACACCTCAATAAAAATTATACTAACTCTTAAAgctataaaaggaaaaaaattactaattcaaaataaaaaaacaagGGAGTTAAACCTCCACACAACCCCACCCCTTTTCCCAACaaatataaaaatcaaagtgTATTATTTTAGTAAGATCCAATAATTTATTGATTAAGTAtcatgaaatttaaaaaaatagagGGCAGACTTTAGCTTATGATTTGAGAATGACCCCTCGAAAGGCATTAACTTCCCACCTTCTGTCACATGCATCTTTCATTTATCACTGCCCAACACTTCTATATAAAGAGCTTCTCCCCTCTCATTTCTTCAAACAACTTCTAAATTGACTTATCTCTCATTACCAAAAAAAACAAAACTTCTCCAATTTAAAAACCTTCTAAAACAACTTCATTTTCTCTCAAGAAAGAAAAACACCAACTTTCAGCAAAAATGTTTAGTTTCTCAGATAACGATTTCTTTGCTCGTAGATGTGTTTGGGTAAATGGTCCTGTAATTGTAGGTGGAGGCCCATCAGGATTAGCAGTGGGAGCTTGTTTGAAAGAAGAAGGAGTTCCTTGTGTTATCTTGGAAAGAACTGATTGTATTGCATCTTTATGGCAAAAAAGAACTTATGATCGTTTGAAACTTCATCTACCTAAGAAATTCTGTCAACTCCCAAATTTCCCATTTCCAGAACACTACCCTGAGTACCCTACAAAGAGACAATTCATTGATTATCTTGAATCCTATGCCAAAAAATTTGACCTCAAACCACAGTTCAATGAGTGTGTACAATCTGCTAAGTACGACGAAGCTTGTCGTTTGTGGAGGGTGAAAACTGTTTCAGCAAATGGCTCTGAAGTTGAGTATATTTGCCAGTGGCTTGTTGTTGCTACTGGTGAAAATGCTGAAAGAGTTGTGCCTGAAATTGATGGGTTGAAAAATTTCGGAGGTGAAGTAATTCATGCTTGTGAGTACAAGTCTGGTGACAAATTTCGAGGAAAGAAAGTTCTTGTTGTAGGCTGTGGAAATTCTGGCATGGAAGTTTCACTTGATCTTAGTAACCATAATGCTCAACCATCAATGGTTTGCCGTAGCTCGGTAAGTTATTAATACTGAACTGTAACTTTTAAATGAAATGATCACACAGTTTAATTTCGACAAATTTCTAATATAGTTTTGTTCTGTTTCTTTTGTTATTCAGGTTCATGTTTTGCCAAGAGAGATTTTCGGGAAATCAACTTTTGAGCTGGCTATGATATTAATGGCATGGCTACCACTTTGGCTAGTTGACAAAATTCTACTTATTCTAACATGGTTTATTCTTGGAAATATTGAGAATTATGGACTAAAAAGGCCATCAATTGGACCATTAACACTCAAGAATACTCAAGGAAAAACCCCTGTACTTGACATTGGTGCTTTGGAAAAAATCAGATCAGGAAAAGTTAAGGTTGTACCTGGAATCAAAAAGTTTAACTGTGGCACTGTTGAACTTGTCAATGGTGAAACACTTGA contains:
- the LOC104113890 gene encoding probable indole-3-pyruvate monooxygenase YUCCA8, producing MFSFSDNDFFARRCVWVNGPVIVGGGPSGLAVGACLKEEGVPCVILERTDCIASLWQKRTYDRLKLHLPKKFCQLPNFPFPEHYPEYPTKRQFIDYLESYAKKFDLKPQFNECVQSAKYDEACRLWRVKTVSANGSEVEYICQWLVVATGENAERVVPEIDGLKNFGGEVIHACEYKSGDKFRGKKVLVVGCGNSGMEVSLDLSNHNAQPSMVCRSSVHVLPREIFGKSTFELAMILMAWLPLWLVDKILLILTWFILGNIENYGLKRPSIGPLTLKNTQGKTPVLDIGALEKIRSGKVKVVPGIKKFNCGTVELVNGETLEVDSVVLATGYCSNVPYWLQESEFFSKNGFPKAQNNWKGKSGLYAVGFTGRGLAGASADAIRIAKDIGKVHQEDLKQKKQKVPTHRRCISTF